In Populus trichocarpa isolate Nisqually-1 chromosome 7, P.trichocarpa_v4.1, whole genome shotgun sequence, the following proteins share a genomic window:
- the LOC7469535 gene encoding polygalacturonase, translating into MANAIRNCFLLASLVIVFAPSLAGAAQYNVLNYGAKPDGRTDSTKAFLAAWTQACGSISRSTLYVPPGRYFLRNVQFSGPCKNNAILVRIDGSLLAPTDYRVIGNAANWISFQHVDGVTVSGGILDGHGSGLWDCKQSGKNCPSGATTLGVSNSQNIVISGLHSLNSQMFHIVVNGCHNVRIQGVKITASGNSPNTDGIHVQLSSGVTILNSKIGTGDDCVSVGAGTTNLWIENVVCGPGHGISIGSLGKDLVEPGVQNVTVKTVTFIGTQNGLRIKTWGRPSNGFVRNVLFQHAVMTKVQNPIVIDQNYCPDNKNCPGQSSGVKISGVTYQDIHGTSATQVAVKFDCSKRSPCTGIKMENVRLTYMNQPAGASCNNADGTASGFIQPSSCL; encoded by the exons ATGGCAAACGCAATAAGAAATTGTTTCCTCCTTGCATCGCTAGTCATTGTCTTTGCCCCATCTTTAGCAGGTGCAGCACAATACAATGTCCTAAATTATGGGGCAAAACCAGATGGGAGAACTGACTCAACCAAAGCCTTTCTTGCTGCTTGGACACAGGCTTGTGGCTCTATTAGCCGTTCTACCCTCTATGTCCCACCAGGCAGGTACTTTCTACGAAACGTACAATTCAGTGGTCCTTGCAAGAATAATGCAATCCTCGTAAGAATAGATGGCTCACTTCTGGCTCCCACCGATTATCGGGTTATCGGTAATGCTGCAAACTGGATTTCCTTTCAGCATGTTGATGGAGTTACAGTTTCTGGTGGGATACTTGATGGACATGGTTCTGGTTTGTGGGATTGCAAGCAATCTGGCAAGAATTGCCCAAGTGGTGCCACG ACACTAGGCGTTTCCAATTCACAAAACATAGTGATCAGTGGACTGCATTCCCTGAATAGCCAAATGTTCCACATCGTTGTCAATGGCTGCCACAATGTGAGAATTCAAGGGGTTAAGATCACTGCATCCGGGAACAGCCCAAACACGGATGGCATTCATGTACAGCTATCGAGCGGCGTCACAATCTTGAACTCGAAGATCGGAACCGGTGATGATTGTGTCTCGGTCGGTGCCGGAACCACTAACTTGTGGATCGAAAATGTTGTATGTGGTCCTGGCCATGGAATCAG CATTGGTAGTCTGGGGAAGGACCTTGTGGAGCCAGGGGTGCAAAATGTGACAGTTAAAACCGTTACATTTATCGGTACTCAAAATGGGTTGAGAATCAAAACTTGGGGGAGACCAAGCAATGGTTTTGTAAGGAATGTTCTTTTCCAGCATGCCGTCATGACCAAAGTTCAAAATCCCATTGTCATCGACCAAAACTACTGTCCTGACAACAAAAATTGTCCTGGTCAATCTTCTGGGGTTAAAATTAGTGGTGTGACGTACCAAGATATCCATGGAACATCAGCAACACAAGTGGCAGTGAAATTTGATTGTAGTAAAAGGTCTCCATGCACTGGTATCAAAATGGAGAATGTGAGGCTAACTTACATGAATCAACCAGCTGGTGCATCTTGCAACAATGCTGATGGAACAGCCTCCGGTTTTATTCAGCCTAGTAGCTGTCTCTAA
- the LOC7459928 gene encoding 2-alkenal reductase (NADP(+)-dependent): MASSGEEVSNKQVILKGYVTGFPKESDMYVKTSPTKLKLPEDESSNNAVLVKNLYLSCDPYMRGRMANRPVDDPDFSPFTLDSPIDGHGVSEIVDSRHPGFKKGDLVWGRKMGWEEYSLIKEPEKLFRIHNTDVPLSYYTGILGMPGMTAYFGFYQVCSPKKGERVYISAASGAVGQLVGQFAKLMGCYVVGSAGSKEKVELLKSKFGFDDAFNYKEEHDLVAALKRYFPEGIDIYFENVGGKMLDAVLLNMRFHGRIAACGMISQYNLQQPEGLQNLTTVVFKRIRLEGFIIFDYFDQYPKFLDFVLPYIREGKIVYVEDITEGLEHGPSALVGLFSGRNVGKQVVKVTNE; the protein is encoded by the exons ATGGCAAGTAGTGGCGAAGAAGTGAGCAACAAGCAGGTCATATTGAAGGGCTACGTCACTGGATTTCCAAAAGAATCAGACATGTACGTGAAAACAAGTCCCACAAAACTCAAACTACCAGAAGATGAAAGTAGCAATAATGCTGTGTTGGTTAAGAATCTCTACTTGTCTTGTGACCCTTACATGCGTGGTCGCATGGCAAATCGTCCAGTTGATGACCCCGACTTCTCTCCCTTCACTCTTGACTCT CCAATAGATGGACATGGGGTGTCTGAAATTGTTGATTCTAGGCACCCTGGCTTCAAGAAAGGTGACTTGGTTTGGGGGAGGAAAATGGGGTGGGAAGAGTACAGTTTAATAAAAGAACCTGAGAAACTCTTCAGAATTCACAATACTGATGTACCCCTTTCCTACTATACTGGAATTCTTG GCATGCCTGGTATGACTGCTTATTTTGGTTTCTATCAAGTTTGTTCTCCAAAGAAAGGGGAGCGCGTCTACATTTCAGCAGCATCTGGTGCTGTTGGTCAGCTTGTTGGCCAGTTTGCAAAGTTGATGGGTTGCTATGTTGTTGGAAGTGCTGGAAGTAAAGAAAAG GTTGAACTACTGAAAAGCAAGTTTGGTTTTGATGATGCTTTCAATTATAAAGAGGAGCATGACTTGGTTGCGGCTTTGAAAAG GTACTTCCCTGAAGGCATTGACATTTACTTTGAGAATGTTGGGGGTAAAATGCTTGACGCAGTCCTTCTTAACATGAGATTCCATGGTCGCATTGCTGCTTGTGGAATGATCTCTCAATACAATCTTCAGCAACCTGAAGGCCTTCAAAACTTAACGACTGTTGTTTTTAAGCGAATCCGTTTGGAAGGGTTTATAATATTCGATTACTTTGACCAGTATCCCAAGTTCCTGGATTTTGTGCTGCCTTATATCAGGGAAGGGAAGATTGTTTATGTGGAAGACATAACTGAAGGTCTCGAGCATGGTCCTTCTGCTTTGGTTGGCCTTTTCAGTGGCCGAAACGTTGGAAAGCAAGTAGTGAAGGTTACAAATGAGTGA
- the LOC7459926 gene encoding polygalacturonase — protein MAVLPLPVSPLLITLLSISFAFSPLAKAAVQYSVLSYGANPDGKTDSTKAFAAAWSQACASTQPATISVPKGSFALGQVRFQGPCKNNAISIRIDGTLVAPSDYGVLGRTKNWLIFEHVNGVTISGGTLDGQGAGLWSCKNSGKDCPSGATSLEFSNSNNIAITGLASLNSQMFHIVINACQNVKVQGVRVSAAGDSPNTDGIHVQSSTGVTILNSRIGTGDDCVSIGPGTSNLWIENVACGPGHGISIGSLGKDSQEAGVQNVTVKTTTFTGTENGVRIKTWGRPSNGFARNILFQHAVMTNVHNPIVIDQNYCPGEENCPGQFSGVKISDVTYQDIHGSSATEIAVKFDCSKKYPCAGIKLEDVKLTYKNQQAEASCSNAGGVASGLVQPTSCL, from the exons ATGGCAGTCCTTCCACTACCAGTGAGCCCTCTTCTTATCACCCTTCTCTCCATTTCCTTTGCCTTCTCACCTTTAGCGAAGGCAGCAGTACAATACAGTGTGCTAAGTTATGGGGCCAACCCTGATGGAAAAACTGACTCAACCAAGGCCTTTGCGGCTGCTTGGTCACAGGCATGCGCCTCCACACAGCCAGCCACTATCTCTGTTCCTAAAGGGAGTTTCGCTTTAGGTCAAGTGAGGTTTCAGGGTCCTTGCAAGAATAATGCTATTTCGATACGTATAGATGGTACCCTAGTCGCTCCATCAGACTATGGGGTCCTTGGTAGGACTAAAAATTGGCTAATCTTTGAGCATGTTAATGGGGTTACTATATCCGGAGGGACTCTTGATGGACAAGGAGCAGGACTGTGGTCATGCAAGAATTCCGGCAAGGATTGCCCCAGCGGCGCGACG TCACTTGAATTCTCCAATTCAAACAACATCGCAATTACCGGATTGGCATCATTGAATAGCCAAATGTTCCACATTGTCATCAATGCCTGCCAAAACGTCAAAGTGCAAGGAGTGAGAGTCTCTGCTGCCGGAGATAGCCCTAACACCGATGGAATTCACGTTCAATCATCGACCGGAGTCACCATCTTGAATTCTAGGATTGGAACTGGTGACGATTGTGTATCAATTGGCCCTGGTACCTCTAATCTTTGGATTGAAAATGTGGCATGTGGACCTGGCCATGGAATCAG CATTGGAAGTTTGGGCAAGGACTCTCAAGAGGCTGGTGTGCAAAACGTAACAGTCAAAACCACTACATTTACTGGTACCGAAAATGGGGTGAGAATTAAGACATGGGGAAGGCCTAGCAATGGTTTTGCTAGAAATATTCTTTTTCAACATGCAGTCATGACTAATGTCCACAATCCCATTGTAATCGACCAGAACTATTGCCCCGGCGAGGAGAATTGCCCAGGCCAG TTTTCCGGTGTGAAAATTAGTGATGTGACCTACCAAGACATCCATGGATCATCGGCTACGGAGATTGCAGTGAAATTTGATTGTAGCAAAAAATATCCATGCGCGGGTATCAAATTGGAAGATGTAAAGCTCACATACAAGAATCAGCAAGCTGAAGCTTCATGCAGCAATGCTGGTGGAGTTGCTTCAGGCCTTGTTCAGCCCACTAGCTGTTTATGA
- the LOC127905523 gene encoding probably inactive leucine-rich repeat receptor-like protein kinase At5g48380 produces MGTMYKATLPNGWFVAEKRMHDSRHFEEHMVSELKTLGRLRHNNLLPLLGFCIESKERLLVYKYISNGKLFDWLHSVEAQKKILEWPLTVKIAVGVARGLAWLHHGYNARVVHLNINSRSILLDRNFEPKLSNFGEAMLRISTKSSRVNSDFWEMAFVKEDVHGYGVRESE; encoded by the coding sequence ATGGGAACCATGTACAAGGCTACCCTTCCTAATGGTTGGTTCGTTGCGGAGAAGAGAATGCATGATTCTCGACACTTTGAGGAACATATGGTATCAGAATTGAAAACATTGGGCAGATTGAGACATAATAACTTGCTGCCACTGCTAGGATTCTGCATAGAATCAAAGGAAAGGCTTCTGGTGTACAAGTATATATCAAATGGAAAACTTTTCGATTGGCTGCATTCTGTGGAAGCCCAGAAGAAGATTCTGGAATGGCCTTTGACGGTGAAAATAGCAGTTGGTGTAGCAAGAGGCCTGGCATGGCTCCACCATGGCTACAATGCCCGCGTGGTGCATCTCAACATAAATTCAAGGAGTATTTTACTTGATAGGAATTTTGAACCCAAGTTATCAAATTTCGGAGAAGCGATGCTCAGGATTTCGACTAAGAGTTCACGTGTGAATAGTGATTTTTGGGAGATGGCATTTGTTAAGGAAGATGTGCATGGATATGGAGTTAGGGAAAGCGAGTAG
- the LOC7459929 gene encoding NADPH-dependent oxidoreductase 2-alkenal reductase — protein sequence MASDIRGEVSNKQVVLKNYACGFPKESDFEVTTTTIKLKVPEDSKNAVLLKTLYLSCDPYLRGRMRYTPVTDPDFCSYTLGSPISGFAVATVVDSGHPDFKKGDLVWGRRVGWEEYSLVTTPECLTKILHIDVPLSYYTGILGMPGITAYFGFFEICSPKKGESVYVSAASGAVGQLVGQIAKLMGCYVVGSAGSKEKVELLKSKFGFDGAFNYKEEHDLDAALKRYFPEGIDIYFENVGGKMLDAVLLNMRLRGRIAACGMISQYNLHQPETIQNLTNIVYKRIRIQGFVVMDYFDQYSKFLDFILPCIREGKIVYVEDIAEGLESGPAALIGLFSGRNIGKQVVKVTDE from the exons ATGGCAAGTGATATCAGAGGTGAAGTGAGCAATAAGCAAGTGGTACTCAAGAACTATGCCTGTGGTTTTCCAAAAGAATCAGATTTCGAAGTGACAACCACAACAATAAAACTCAAAGTACCAGAAGATAGTAAAAATGCTGTTTTGCTAAAGACCCTATACCTTTCTTGTGATCCTTACCTCCGTGGTCGCATGAGATACACGCCGGTTACCGATCCTGACTTCTGTTCCTACACCCTTGGCTCA CCAATATCTGGATTTGCAGTAGCTACAGTGGTTGATTCGGGGCACCCTGACTTCAAGAAAGGTGATCTTGTTTGGGGGAGGAGAGTAGGCTGGGAAGAGTATAGTTTAGTTACCACACCTGAATGCCTCACCAAAATCCTCCATATTGATGTACCCCTTTCCTACTATACTGGAATTCTTG GCATGCCTGGAATCACTGCTTATTTTGGTTTCTTTGAAATTTGTTCTCCCAAGAAAGGGGAAAGCGTCTACGTTTCAGCGGCATCTGGTGCAGTTGGTCAGCTTGTGGGGCAGATTGCTAAGTTGATGGGTTGCTATGTTGTTGGAAGTGCTGGTAGTAAAGAAAAG GTTGAACTGTTGAAGAGCAAATTTGGGTTTGATGGTGCTTTCAACTATAAAGAGGAACATGACTTGGATGCTGCCTTAAAAAG GTACTTCCCCGAAGGCATCGACATTTACTTTGAGAATGTTGGGGGGAAAATGCTTGATGCTGTGCTTCTAAACATGAGATTGCGCGGCCGCATTGCTGCTTGTGGAATGATCTCGCAGTACAATCTTCATCAACCTGAAACCATTCAAAACTTGACGAATATTGTTTATAAGCGGATTCGAATACAAGGGTTTGTGGTTATGGATTACTTTGACCAGTACTCCAAGTTCTTGGATTTTATTCTGCCTTGTATCAGAGAAGGGAAGATTGTTTATGTGGAAGACATAGCTGAAGGACTCGAGAGTGGCCCTGCTGCTTTGATCGGCCTTTTTAGCGGCCGCAACATCGGAAAGCAAGTAGTGAAGGTTACTGATGAGTGA